The Ostrea edulis chromosome 1, xbOstEdul1.1, whole genome shotgun sequence genomic sequence CGTgcattatttttacatttatttgaaaatgaaacagGATTTGGTATAAGGTAAATGACCTTAGTTGAGATAGAAATGAACATGAGTGAATGATGAAATGGACTTAACACTAATATTACCCTTTAACCAAGATATAACTGGTTGTCCTCCCCGATTTACTGGTTCAAGCCAGCTGCGATGATTTTCGTCCTAAAATCAACAATATCAagatttttatatctttttcgTTTTTGTAGTTTCAAAAACTCTTTTTATGGTACAATATGTGGTGGTTAAAAAGCACAACAATATGTAGCGTTTTTGTGCATCTCATTTCTCTCAAAAGAAATGCATCCAGCGTATTGGCCATATTAAAGCTTACCGTGACATATGATCCCAGATTATATGGTCGTGTATGGAAGCTAACTTTTGGATTTAAAGCCTAGCGGTTTGCAAAGAAACAATAACTGCCTATTTGGACGCGGCCGCAGGGATCTAGGATCAAACCGGATGCGAATGAACGACCGATGAGACAACATAAAGTATTTTTGTTATGATCAGATCTATATCTCGGTAAGTTATAGATTTCAAGAGGGATCTTTGCTACAATTTCTGTCCTCgttaaactattgatttcaagAGAGATCTTTGCTACAATTTCTGTCCATAACTATTGAATCGAAGGATCAAAAGAAAGATTATGTCGCTGATAAATCAGAGATGTTATGACCTCATTGACCTTTTCTCATCAcgatgaatttattttctgtgtttGTTATCAATCTaaagtaaaaatgtttatttcagtAATAAACCTGATGTAATTCTGTCAAGCAAAGATGGAGAATTATCATTCAAACATACGGCTATTGTAatattatgttttaaatatacatttgcTTCGAATCATTATCCAGGCAATAGAAATACGTACAGGAAGTGGTTATATTCAGGTATAAGTCTCGGTGATAAATTCTGTGAATGAAGCTTTGCTTTGGAGTCTGAGGTCATTTGGAGTCATGGTGTTTTTATCAGAAGAAATTTATATAACAGAATTAGTTTCACATAGATTATCAACAGATAATGTTATATACAGCACAAAGACTTCACAAAACTTCAAAGGtgttttaaatttgtatcaGTTTCACAAATGTTTTCACATGTGTAAATGGCGAGTGACAGAGTTGTCCTAACTGCTATTACGATCATACATATACCGTATAAGCAGAATATTTATCGAGGATTtcattttggcattattagcgagaGAGACGAGGTCGTTAAAATTtaatatcgctaacaatttattccatatcggaggtaacagttatctttcttggaTTATGAAGTCGCTAAAATTAGTTCTTGCTAAATATACCCATTATCATTGAAAAATCGCTAGATTTGTGTTTCGCTAACATTTCACTTATACCGTATACAACATAAAGCTGTGTCTAATTCGAAGTTGAAAGGACTGACATTTTCTCATGAAAGCCTGTCTCATGATCCCAAAATACCCCACCCCATATCTTCAATCTGTAACTCAAGTCCCCTTAGCTTTCACGTCCAAACTAATCCTCTGAGTACTTTTCATTTGTTCAAATATACTGGTAGATATATACAgtatctataataaaaattgACTTTCCTTTCTTATTTTCTACTACATCATTCAATGCACAGAAAACTTTAATACTTTGAGTTTGTAAACATGTTATTTGTACCTGTTGAATCTGTATATTGTCGAACAATTTTGTTGTATTTTAGGAAGAAATAGAAACCGCTTAAACAGAATAGACAGCAATGGTTTGAACGGTAATGGAAGGAATAGTGTTGAAAACAGTGGGTTGAACAACAATGTCTTCAACAGAAATGGCTTCAACAGCAATCGCTTTAACAATGGCTTCAACAACAATGGTTTTAATAGCAATGGCTTCAACAACAATGGATTCAACAGTAATGGCTTCAACGATAGATTTAacaacaataatttgaacaacaacaacaatggTTTTATTAATGGCAACGGTTTCAACAACAATGGATTCAACAATAATGGCTTCAACAACAATGCCTTCAACAACAATGGCTTCAACAACAAtggcttcaacagaaatggCTTCAACAACAAtggcttcaacagaaatggCTTCAACAACAATGGTTTCAATAGCAATGGCTTCAACAGAAATGTCTTCAACAACAATGGCTTCAACAACAAtggcttcaacagaaatggCTTCAACAACAATGGATTTAATGGCAATGGTTTCAACTCTAACAGCGCCATCAAAAGTCCTGGTGGTGTGCGTGAGAGAATCATGTACGGCTAAATGAATGACTAAATTTTGAGAGGCAATCTAGCAAATAATAAATCTTATGAATgtattcaaaacatgaaatgaattcgtacatttgattatattttcttgaaattggaTGATATTGCACGATGAATGTAAGCTTCATTACCCATAGGCGTAgtttgggttcgaatattaccgaggcagggggtctggggggctgcgccccccagaagctatcgacattttaacaacgtaaaaggagttgttgttttttttaccgaggcagctacctcggttgcctcaatggaagctacgccactgttaCCGGTATGTTAACCTACAGAACACAAACATTCCCTCGTTATACACCTACATGTAAGCTGTTATGAGATTatgatgatttcaacttctccatcgtcaacttcccatatttatgtagcaatattccattatcacctgcatatgatgtttatatctcttaaatGACTCGAtactcaagagcttgttctgcgtatgattagtttttaaatcaaagcaggctactgacaaacaagttgatgtgaCAGGGGATTTAACAAGTCTCAATTAATGTATGCATTTCCCAttttctgtggtcgttataatgatctagtttggcAATACAAGCTaagattgggtcaaatgctgtctgacatatttcataccgattgttaggctgttcttggcacactgattttgactacggattactccgtttatctaatcaagatatagcgctcacggcgggtgtgacaggtcgacaggggatgcttactcctaggcacgtGATTCCATCTccgatatatccaggggtccgtgtttacctaaTTTTCCATGATGTATTACTTATGAAAGTTTTgtgattcatcactgttcgttatcttcaccttccatgtgCA encodes the following:
- the LOC125656882 gene encoding putative uncharacterized protein DDB_G0286901 — encoded protein: MSSFLYLLFVFGVSSALYNGRNRNRLNRIDSNGLNGNGRNSVENSGLNNNVFNRNGFNSNRFNNGFNNNGFNSNGFNNNGFNSNGFNDRFNNNNLNNNNNGFINGNGFNNNGFNNNGFNNNAFNNNGFNNNGFNRNGFNNNGFNRNGFNNNGFNSNGFNRNVFNNNGFNNNGFNRNGFNNNGFNGNGFNSNSAIKSPGGVRERIMYG